The following nucleotide sequence is from Roseivirga sp. BDSF3-8.
CTGTCTCCTCCTAATGGCAGTAATGCACCACCCTCTTTAAGCTGGTAAGGATTAGTAGAAACTATACCTTCTTTGTCCTGTATCCATCCTTCTGGTGCCGCCTGATTTTTTCTTTGAAGTATTTCGAGTTTTCCATTTGCAGCGGTAGTAGTTGCCATATCAGCTACGAACGGAGGCTGATTTCCGGCTGGAATAGCTACTGCGATAGGGTTAGTACCCAGTAGCCTTTCGATACTGAACGTAGGGGCTACCAAAGGGGAGGCATTTGTCATAGATATGCCGATCATATCCTCATCCAAAGCCATCATGGCATGATACCCGGCTATACCGTAATGATTAGAGTTTTTTACAGAGACCCACCCGGTGCCAACCTCATGGGCTTTCTTTATAGCCACTCGCATTGCTTCCGGCGCTACAACTAACCCTAGTCCCTCATCACCATCAATTACAGCCGTAGAGGGGGTTTCATGAGTAATCTGGATATTGGGTTTGGGGTTAACCCTATCGGCTTCAAATAGCCTGACGTAGCCGATTAGACGGGCAACACCATGAGAGTCTACTCCGCGGAGGTCTGCAGAAAGCAGGACCCTTGTAGCTTCACGAGCGTTTTCTTTAGAATGTCCAAGAGAAATAAGGACTTTATAGGTAAACTGGTAAAGCCTCTCGTAGGTATAAGTATGCATATGCCTCCTGATGTAACGGATGGCAAATTTAAAAAAATTAGCTTGCGGTAGGAGGCACAGTTCTATAAATTAGCCTTGACGTCAGAATGGCTATTGAGGTTCTTACGGATTGAATGAATAATGTGGTGTAAAACCCCCTCTTTAAGCGCAAAAGCTGAAGCCCGCATTTGGCTAAACCCATAGGTATGCAATATGTGATTGATAAGACAGCTTGCCACAACGATCATGTCAACTCTCATATCAGCCATGCCGGGAATGAGTAGTCTTTGACTACGATCCTTGGTCAGTAGATCTGCATGAATGGATTTATACTCTGATACCGGGAGCGGATATTCGGTTGCGCCTGGTTCTTTTTCCAGATTATTTTTTATCAAATAGATGTCGCTTAAAGTATCAAAAGTGCCACTTGATCCTATGAGGGTTTTTGGAGAATAGGCGACTATGGCATCAGATAGGCCGAAGAGTTTTTCCTGAAGATACTCTTCCAGTCTTTTAATATCTTTTTCTAGAATAGGGTCGTGAGCATGAAATAAATCTAATAATCGTTGCGCGCCTATTTCATAGCTCTTTTTCCAATACACTTCAGTTTCATTTCCAATAATAAACTCTACGCTACCCCCTCCAATATCCATAATCAGGCTATTTTCCTTTCCCAGCGGCAGTGCTTGTTTGACCCCAAAATAGATATATTCGGCTTCCTGTTCACCACTGATAATCCGAACTGGTATACCAGTCCGTTCGCTTATTTCTGAGGCAAGGTCCTTTCCATTGCGGGCGTTACGGATGGCACTGGTTGCCGTAGCAAAAACCTCATCAACTTTGCTGTTTTCAATAATACCTTTGAATCCCAGCAATGCATCTATGGCTCTTTTCCATGCGGATTTGGTGATAAACCCTTCATTAATGCCGCCTTTTCCTATTTTGACGGCCACGCGTTCGCGGCGTTCGACCACAAATCCTTTCTCCTGCGTGAGTACGATCAGCAGGTGGAAGGTATTGGTTCCCATATCTATTACCGCTATGCGCTTTTGCATTCTTCTGATTATCAATTAGGTTCTGCCTTAATCATTCAGCTATTGAAAGTCAGACAAGAATTTTGCAAAAAAAGTGCCGGAAATTGACTAAAACAATATTCAAGGCTCTAAAAATTCATTTTTACAGCCCCTGTTTCTATATTTGACCGGACATCAACTAACCCGTTTTCTCCATGTCGAAAGAGGAAAAGAACTCCCGAATATACACTCTGCCTACTAATGAAGAAAAGTTTAAGCTACTGGAGACAAAGCGTGAGGAAGCTTTGCAAGGTGGTGGACCTAAACGAGTCGAGGCACAGCATAATAAAGGAAAGCTCACAGCCCGTGAGCGTATAAATTTGCTCCTGGACGAAGGTTCCTTTGAGGAAACGGGAGCATTTGTGATGCACAGGGCAAAAGACTTTGGCCTGGATAAAGAGCACTATCTTGGTGATGGCGTTATTACCGGCTATGGTACAGTCAATGGCCGCCTTATTTATGTATATAGCCAGGATTTTACAGTTTTTGGAGGATCATTGTCAGAGACCCACGCAGAAAAGATCGTCCGTATTATGGATCTGGCCATGAAAAACGGAGCTCCTGTCATAGGGTTAAATGACTCCGGAGGAGCCCGTATTCAGGAAGGGGTAGTATCGTTGGGAGGATATGCTGATATCTTTTACCGTAATACACTGGCATCGGGTGTAGTGCCACAGATATCTGCTATTATGGGGCCGTGCGCAGGTGGAGCGGTGTACTCTCCTGCTATCACTGATTTTATCATGATGGTAGAGAATACCAGCTATATGTTTGTGACCGGTCCTAATGTGGTAAAAACCGTAACTCAGGAAAACGTAACCTCTGAGGAGCTGGGAGGCGCCAGTACGCATAGTACGAAAAGTGGAGTGACCCATTTCAGTTGTGTTAACGAATTAGACTGTATTGAGCACATCAAAAAACTCTTAAGCTACATACCCCAGAATTGTGAGGAAGAGACCTCAAAACTTCCTTACGAGCCGGAAGGGGATGAGATCAGGGAGGCGTTGGATAGCCTGGTGCCTGACAATCCGAACCAGCCATACGACATGCGGGAGGTAATTCAGGGGATTGTTGATCGGGGCGATTTTTTTGAAGTGCATAAAAATTATGCAGATAATATAGTCGTAGGCTTTGCCCGTCTCGGGGGTAGGAGCATTGGAATAGTAGGTAATCAACCCTCTTCTTTGGCAGGAGTGCTTGATATTGATGCCAGTAAGAAAGCAGCCCGCTTTGTCAGGTTCTGCGATTGCTTTAATATACCCTTATTGGTATTAGAGGATGTACCTGGCTTTTTGCCCGGTACTGACCAGGAATGGCGGGGCATCATTAGTAACGGAGCTAAGTTGCTTTTTGCTTTTAGTGAGGCGACCGTGCCACGGGTGACTGTTATTACCCGTAAGGCGTATGGAGGTGCTTATGATGTGATGAATAGTAAACACATTGGTGCAGATCTGAATTTTGCATGGCCTACTGCAGAAATTGCTGTTATGGGAGCCAAAGGTGCTTCAGAAATTATTTTCCGGAAGGAAATAGCAGCAGCAGAGGATAAAGAGGCCAAGCTGCAGGAAAAGGTAGATGACTACACCCAGAAATTTGCAAACCCTTACCGTGCAGCACATCGCGGATATGTAGATGAGGTGATTTTGCCGCGCGAGACACGTAAAAAACTTATCAGGGCTTTTTCGATGCTGGAAAATAAGGCCGATAAATTGCCTAAGAAGAAGCATGGAAATATTCCACTGTAATGGCTGACCGGGTAATCATTGTCACTGCTGCCAGTCGCGGTATGGGTGCTGAGATTGCCAGAAAGCTCCACGCCGAAGGCTATAAGCTGGCTCTAATGTCACGAAGTGAGGATCTCGAAGTGGTAGCAAAAGAAACGGGAGCCCTGATATACTTTGGTTCCACAACCGAAAAGTCAGATATAGAAGGCCTGGTTTCCATCACTATTGAAAAATACGGTCGTATTGATGGTATTGTATGCAATACCGGACATCCTCCGAAAGGGGAGCTATTGCAGCTCACTATTGATCAATGGCAAGAGGGATTTGACATTGCACTTTTTCATTTGATCCATCTTGTAAAGGTGGCAACTCCTTATCTTGAGAAATCCCGGGGAGCTGTTGTGTCGATTTCTGCTTTTGGTGCTGTGGAACCTAGTCTCGATTTTCCCGTTTCAAGTGTGGTAAGGGCAGCATTAGGTGCTTTTTCTAAACTCTATGCTGATAAGTATGGAGAAAAGGGTATCCGCATAAATAATGTGCTACCTGGTTTTATCGACACATTCGATGTTTCTGATGAACGCCTGAATCTGATACCTTTGCACCGTGCCGGCAAAAAGACGGAGATTGCTGACACTGTAGCTTTTTTATTATCTGATTCGGCTGGCTATATCACCGGACAAAATATCCGGGTAGATGGAGGACTCACACGCTCCCTTTAATTTTTGATCTCAAAAAACTATTGACCTCATATGTCTGATACTGACAATATAAAATTTCTTGAATCTTACCTTAATAACCCTTCACCTACTGGGTTTGAAAAGTCTGGGCAGCAATTATGGCTGGACTACCTTAAGCCTTTCGTAGATGATTGGTTTGCAGACACGTACGGTACGGCTGTAGGTGTAATCAACCCGGATCATCCTTACAAAGTTGTGATTGAGGCTCATGCTGATGAGATAAGCTGGTTTGTAAATTATATATCTGATGATGGTTATGTTTATGTCCGGCGCAATGGTGGATCAGACCATCAAATAGCCCCCGGCAAGCGGGTTAATGTCCATACGAATAATGGGATGGTAAAAGGAGTATTCGGCTGGCCTGCCATCCACGTCCGGGATAAGGACAAAGAGGACAAACCAACTCTTAAGAATATTTTTATAGATCTTGGATGTAGCTCAAAAGAGGAAGTGCTTGAGCTGGGAGTTCACGTAGGTTGTGTGATAACTTTTGAGGCCACCTACATGGAGTTGAACGATAAGTATTTTGTCTCAAGGGCGCTCGATAACCGTATTGGGGGTTATATGATTGCTGAGGTGGTTAGGCGTATTCATGAGAATAAAGACTCTCTTCCGTTTGGCCTGTATATCGTAAATAGCGTTCAGGAAGAAGTGGGTTTGAATGGGGCACGGATGATTGCTCAGCGGATTAAGCCTAATTTGGCTATAGTCACGGATGTATGCCATGATACTCACTCACCCATGTATGATAAAACTTCGCAAGGGGATCAGAAATGCGGGCAGGGGCCAGTACTTACTTATGGTCCTGCAGTACATAACAATGTGCTGAACATGATCATCGATACCGCAGAGAATAAGAATATTCCTTTTCAGCGTGCAGCTGCCTCCCGTTCGACCGGAACAGACACGGATGCTTTTGCCTATAGCAATGAAGGAGTCGCATCAGCCCTGGTGAGTCTGCCATTGAAGTATATGCACACTACCGTAGAAATGGTGCATAAACAGGACGTGGAAAATGTTATCGGTTTGATATACGAATTCCTGGTTCAACTACCGGAAGCGCATGACTTTGGCTACCTCAAATAGCCTGAAAGAATATACAGATATGACCGGGCGCAGGGTTAGCCTTAGTGGTAGGCCTTTGCGCATCGTTTCTGTAGTACCCAGTCTGACAGAGTTGCTTTTCCACCTTGGCTTGGAAGAAGAGATAGTCGGGGTTACAAAGTTTTGTGTCCATCCGGCAACGCTCATTGAGCGAAAGGAGAAAGTTGGTGGCACCAAAAGGCTATGGATTGATAAAATTAAAGAACTTCAGCCTGACTTTATTATTGCTAATAAGGAGGAGAATACCCGGTCGGACATAGATCACCTTGCGGAGGTGTGCCCTGTGTGGGTTAGTGATATCAATAATCTTGATGAGGCTCTAGTAATGATCCGGGAGGTGGGCAAAATCACCTTTCGTGAGGAAGAGGCGGAAAGACTTTCTGAGGATATAGAAAAAGAGTTTTCCAAACTGATGTTGGTGGGAAAACGCCGCAGAAAGGCTCTGTATCTGATATGGAAAAACCCTTACATGTCTGTAGGGGCTGATACATTTATTCATGATATGCTGAACCGTATGGGGATGGATAATGTCATGAGTCATGAGTTGAGATATCCTGAACTTCCGGAAAATAAGATCAGGCAATTGGCTCCTGACTTTATCTTCTTATCTACTGAACCCTATCCGTTCAAGCAACAGCATGCAGAAGAACTTTCTAAGGTCAGTCCCAGAAGTAAAATTGTGGGTGTGGACGGGGAAATGTTTTCGTGGTATGGAAGTAGATTACAATATGCCCCGGCTTACTTTCGCGAATTGCAGGAATTAATGTAGCAGGCATCGTAACTCTTGGGAATATCGTATATTTGCTAGCCCTAATATGGAAAAAAGACAGCTTTTTGACAGTTCACTTTTACGAATTACCATCAGCAGACTCTGTCATCAACTGATAGAAAGGCATGATGATTTTTCGGATACTGTTTTTTTAGGTCTGCAGCCCAGAGGTATATACCTGGCAGAGCGCATTAAATCCCGGTTGAAAGAGTTGACAGATATTGATGTGCCTCTTGGTTACCTAGACACCACATTTCATCGGGATGACTTTAGGAGACGTGACAGCCCGCTTAGGGCTAATGCTACCAAAGTGCCTTTTATTATTGAAGATAAAAGGGTGGTGGTAATAGACGATGTGCTATATACTGGCCGCAGCGTAAGGGCTGCCTTTGATGCAATGGGGGCATTCGGGAGGTCCAGAAGCATCGAGCTTTTGGTGTTGATAAAGAGAAAATACAGCCGGGAATTACCCATTTCAGCTGATTACTCCGGAAGGTCAATTAATACAACTCCAAAACAAAAAGTCCTTGTACAGTTAAAGGAACAGGGATTTGACGAGGATAATATCTGGATCATCAATAAGGAAACTAATTAATGCAGGAGCATCTCACCGTCGACCACTTACTTGGCATTAAAGAGCTGACCGAAGGCGACATACAACTGATCTTCCACACGGCAGATAGTTTTAAAGAGGTGATAAATCGACCTATTAAGAAAGTGCCATCCCTCCGCGATATTACCATCGCCAACGTTTTTTTTGAAAATAGTACCAGGACGCGACTGAGCTTCGAACTTGCAGAGAAACGCCTCTCTGCAGATGTAATCAATTTTTCATCTTCCAATAGCTCAGTCAAAAAGGGGGAGACCCTCCTGGATACTGTTAATAATATTCTTGCCATGAAGGTGGATATGGTAGTCATGAGACATAGCAGTCCCGGTGCCCCCCACTTTCTGAGCAGACATATCGATGCCAATATTGTTAATGCGGGAGACGGCACGCATGAACATCCCACTCAGGCCTTACTTGATACCTTCAGCATCAGGGAAAAGTATGGAGAAGTTGGCGGCTTGAAAGTGGCTGTTGTTGGAGATATTTTGCATAGTAGGGTTGCGCTCTCTAATATTTTCGCTCTTCAGAAGCTCGGTGCTGAAGTGATGGTATGCGGCCCTGCTACTCTGTTGCCAAGACATATAAGTGAACTTGGCGTGAGGGTGGAGTATAACATTAGGAAGGCTCTGCAGTGGTGTGATGTAGCTAACGTATTACGTATCCAGTTAGAGAGGCAGCAGATAAAGTATTTTCCCAGTCTTAGAGAGTATTCGCTTTATTATGGCATAAATAAGCAACTACTTGATAGCCTGGATAAGGAAATCACAATCATGCATCCCGGCCCT
It contains:
- a CDS encoding Ldh family oxidoreductase yields the protein MHTYTYERLYQFTYKVLISLGHSKENAREATRVLLSADLRGVDSHGVARLIGYVRLFEADRVNPKPNIQITHETPSTAVIDGDEGLGLVVAPEAMRVAIKKAHEVGTGWVSVKNSNHYGIAGYHAMMALDEDMIGISMTNASPLVAPTFSIERLLGTNPIAVAIPAGNQPPFVADMATTTAANGKLEILQRKNQAAPEGWIQDKEGIVSTNPYQLKEGGALLPLGGDREHGSHKGYCLGSVVDIFSAILSGANYGPWVPPFVSFLPLSPNPVGEGIGHFFGAMRVDAFRPKAEFFSHMDKWIETFRNSQTIAGQDRVMIPGDPEREMEKERTENGIPLLEPVINDLKSLADKFGIEL
- a CDS encoding exopolyphosphatase; translation: MGTNTFHLLIVLTQEKGFVVERRERVAVKIGKGGINEGFITKSAWKRAIDALLGFKGIIENSKVDEVFATATSAIRNARNGKDLASEISERTGIPVRIISGEQEAEYIYFGVKQALPLGKENSLIMDIGGGSVEFIIGNETEVYWKKSYEIGAQRLLDLFHAHDPILEKDIKRLEEYLQEKLFGLSDAIVAYSPKTLIGSSGTFDTLSDIYLIKNNLEKEPGATEYPLPVSEYKSIHADLLTKDRSQRLLIPGMADMRVDMIVVASCLINHILHTYGFSQMRASAFALKEGVLHHIIHSIRKNLNSHSDVKANL
- a CDS encoding acyl-CoA carboxylase subunit beta; the encoded protein is MSKEEKNSRIYTLPTNEEKFKLLETKREEALQGGGPKRVEAQHNKGKLTARERINLLLDEGSFEETGAFVMHRAKDFGLDKEHYLGDGVITGYGTVNGRLIYVYSQDFTVFGGSLSETHAEKIVRIMDLAMKNGAPVIGLNDSGGARIQEGVVSLGGYADIFYRNTLASGVVPQISAIMGPCAGGAVYSPAITDFIMMVENTSYMFVTGPNVVKTVTQENVTSEELGGASTHSTKSGVTHFSCVNELDCIEHIKKLLSYIPQNCEEETSKLPYEPEGDEIREALDSLVPDNPNQPYDMREVIQGIVDRGDFFEVHKNYADNIVVGFARLGGRSIGIVGNQPSSLAGVLDIDASKKAARFVRFCDCFNIPLLVLEDVPGFLPGTDQEWRGIISNGAKLLFAFSEATVPRVTVITRKAYGGAYDVMNSKHIGADLNFAWPTAEIAVMGAKGASEIIFRKEIAAAEDKEAKLQEKVDDYTQKFANPYRAAHRGYVDEVILPRETRKKLIRAFSMLENKADKLPKKKHGNIPL
- a CDS encoding SDR family oxidoreductase, which encodes MADRVIIVTAASRGMGAEIARKLHAEGYKLALMSRSEDLEVVAKETGALIYFGSTTEKSDIEGLVSITIEKYGRIDGIVCNTGHPPKGELLQLTIDQWQEGFDIALFHLIHLVKVATPYLEKSRGAVVSISAFGAVEPSLDFPVSSVVRAALGAFSKLYADKYGEKGIRINNVLPGFIDTFDVSDERLNLIPLHRAGKKTEIADTVAFLLSDSAGYITGQNIRVDGGLTRSL
- a CDS encoding M42 family metallopeptidase, whose amino-acid sequence is MSDTDNIKFLESYLNNPSPTGFEKSGQQLWLDYLKPFVDDWFADTYGTAVGVINPDHPYKVVIEAHADEISWFVNYISDDGYVYVRRNGGSDHQIAPGKRVNVHTNNGMVKGVFGWPAIHVRDKDKEDKPTLKNIFIDLGCSSKEEVLELGVHVGCVITFEATYMELNDKYFVSRALDNRIGGYMIAEVVRRIHENKDSLPFGLYIVNSVQEEVGLNGARMIAQRIKPNLAIVTDVCHDTHSPMYDKTSQGDQKCGQGPVLTYGPAVHNNVLNMIIDTAENKNIPFQRAAASRSTGTDTDAFAYSNEGVASALVSLPLKYMHTTVEMVHKQDVENVIGLIYEFLVQLPEAHDFGYLK
- a CDS encoding ABC transporter substrate-binding protein gives rise to the protein MTLATSNSLKEYTDMTGRRVSLSGRPLRIVSVVPSLTELLFHLGLEEEIVGVTKFCVHPATLIERKEKVGGTKRLWIDKIKELQPDFIIANKEENTRSDIDHLAEVCPVWVSDINNLDEALVMIREVGKITFREEEAERLSEDIEKEFSKLMLVGKRRRKALYLIWKNPYMSVGADTFIHDMLNRMGMDNVMSHELRYPELPENKIRQLAPDFIFLSTEPYPFKQQHAEELSKVSPRSKIVGVDGEMFSWYGSRLQYAPAYFRELQELM
- the pyrR gene encoding bifunctional pyr operon transcriptional regulator/uracil phosphoribosyltransferase PyrR; translation: MEKRQLFDSSLLRITISRLCHQLIERHDDFSDTVFLGLQPRGIYLAERIKSRLKELTDIDVPLGYLDTTFHRDDFRRRDSPLRANATKVPFIIEDKRVVVIDDVLYTGRSVRAAFDAMGAFGRSRSIELLVLIKRKYSRELPISADYSGRSINTTPKQKVLVQLKEQGFDEDNIWIINKETN
- a CDS encoding aspartate carbamoyltransferase catalytic subunit, which gives rise to MQEHLTVDHLLGIKELTEGDIQLIFHTADSFKEVINRPIKKVPSLRDITIANVFFENSTRTRLSFELAEKRLSADVINFSSSNSSVKKGETLLDTVNNILAMKVDMVVMRHSSPGAPHFLSRHIDANIVNAGDGTHEHPTQALLDTFSIREKYGEVGGLKVAVVGDILHSRVALSNIFALQKLGAEVMVCGPATLLPRHISELGVRVEYNIRKALQWCDVANVLRIQLERQQIKYFPSLREYSLYYGINKQLLDSLDKEITIMHPGPINRGVELTSDVADSDHSIILEQVQNGVAVRMAVLYLLAGKRGS